A region of Cyanobium sp. ATX 6F1 DNA encodes the following proteins:
- a CDS encoding J domain-containing protein, with amino-acid sequence MLAKLDALKKEWGLRKRGDLFERLLEMVLPGQEDQDVLEEDASRDAPFHERGALVLVSREAQSELALDFDPEDIADGEADGWAQSTASRAPRSGSGGIDLPGFVRRQTNQVRRSLNPRPAISNGQEPLALVQPGELERALRTAEDHWIDVYGKPANPAVLEASMVWLAQDIWRQSDQSEGRPFSWSLTEQIIQGIAPAWAPQEPSFARVVVAAGLLEDPFSANTLTLRIPTLIRRFVHRFRRRPRGTSFQALENTMTLHGALKLLQLPTTAGHRLTLAAIREAYRLQAASHHPDAGGSVEAMRRLNEAYQLLKELYRQPA; translated from the coding sequence ATGCTTGCCAAACTCGATGCACTCAAAAAGGAGTGGGGTCTGCGCAAGCGCGGTGACCTGTTCGAGCGACTGCTGGAAATGGTGCTTCCAGGCCAGGAAGACCAGGACGTCCTCGAGGAAGATGCGAGCCGCGATGCGCCCTTCCATGAGCGTGGTGCCCTGGTGCTGGTCAGCCGAGAGGCTCAATCTGAGCTGGCGTTGGATTTTGATCCAGAGGACATTGCTGACGGGGAGGCCGATGGATGGGCACAGTCAACCGCCAGCAGAGCGCCGCGATCAGGGTCCGGAGGGATCGATCTGCCTGGTTTTGTGCGCCGTCAGACGAACCAGGTCAGGCGCAGTCTCAACCCTCGGCCGGCGATCAGCAACGGCCAGGAGCCCCTGGCCCTCGTCCAGCCCGGGGAGCTGGAGCGGGCCCTGCGCACAGCCGAGGATCACTGGATCGACGTGTATGGCAAGCCCGCCAACCCTGCGGTGCTGGAGGCTTCCATGGTCTGGCTGGCCCAGGACATCTGGCGTCAATCGGACCAGAGCGAAGGTCGGCCGTTCAGTTGGAGCCTGACCGAGCAGATCATCCAGGGGATTGCTCCCGCCTGGGCCCCCCAGGAGCCATCGTTCGCACGGGTGGTGGTGGCGGCCGGTCTGTTGGAGGATCCCTTCAGTGCCAACACGTTGACCCTGCGCATCCCCACATTGATTCGACGCTTCGTCCACCGCTTCCGACGGCGCCCCAGGGGCACATCGTTCCAGGCCCTGGAAAACACCATGACCCTGCATGGAGCGCTGAAGCTGTTGCAATTGCCGACCACGGCGGGGCACCGGCTCACCCTGGCCGCCATCCGAGAGGCCTACCGGCTGCAGGCCGCGAGCCACCATCCCGATGCCGGTGGCTCGGTGGAGGCGATGCGGCGCTTGAACGAGGCCTATCAGTTGCTGAAGGAGTTGTACCGCCAACCGGCCTGA
- a CDS encoding allophycocyanin subunit alpha-B, whose protein sequence is MSVVRDLILQADDELRYPSGGELRSIVDFLSGGSTRLQVVRSLTDNEKKIVDEAARQLFTRKPDYVAPGGNAYGQKQRAQCLRDFSWYLRLVTYGVLAGSTELIQKIGVEGAREMYNSLGVPLPGMVESMRALKEASLVLLSTDEAELAGPYFDFLIKSLQTPN, encoded by the coding sequence ATGAGCGTCGTTCGGGATCTGATCCTCCAAGCAGACGACGAGTTGCGGTACCCCAGTGGCGGTGAGCTGCGCTCGATCGTTGACTTTCTCTCGGGCGGATCAACGCGCTTGCAGGTTGTGCGCTCGCTCACGGACAACGAAAAGAAGATCGTCGACGAAGCCGCCCGACAGCTCTTTACCCGTAAGCCCGACTATGTGGCCCCCGGCGGCAATGCCTACGGACAGAAACAACGGGCCCAGTGCCTGCGCGACTTCAGCTGGTACCTCCGCTTGGTGACCTACGGGGTTCTGGCCGGCAGCACGGAGCTGATCCAGAAGATCGGCGTCGAAGGGGCCCGCGAGATGTACAACAGCCTGGGTGTGCCCCTTCCGGGCATGGTCGAATCGATGCGCGCCCTCAAGGAGGCTTCCCTCGTTCTGCTCTCCACGGACGAAGCCGAGCTGGCAGGCCCCTACTTTGACTTCCTGATCAAGAGCCTCCAGACCCCCAACTGA
- the rlmD gene encoding 23S rRNA (uracil(1939)-C(5))-methyltransferase RlmD: MDSPAPSPGTRLIVRITGLNHQGQGVGRSADQVVFVDGALPGETVDVIVRHRAKRHLLAEHRSTLLLSPDRRRPPCILADRCGGCSVQHLEDGAQARWKEDMVQQALRRIGGFELNVAPILSSEAFLGYRNRAVIPLERTEDGTLRAGFYRSGSHRIVNMNRCPVLDPRLDRLIAPIKLDLEQSDWPVDADLSAEGGLRHLALRLGHHTGELLITLISSHRHLPDLPVLAAAWMERWPELVGVCLNLQPTASNTLFGAETETVAGRPWLLERFAGQDLRIAADTFFQVNTAQAERLVPSLIEALAVRAGTRLVDAYCGIGTFSLPLAAAGASVLGLEQHPGSVEQARANAERNGLERCQFEATDVETSLAEALDGADALLLDPPRKGLSPGVCATIAASAPERVAYLSCNPATLARDLAMLCAEGRLTLTSVQPVDFFPQTSHVESLAILQRN, encoded by the coding sequence ATGGATTCTCCAGCCCCCAGCCCCGGAACGCGCCTCATTGTGAGGATCACTGGTCTCAACCATCAGGGTCAGGGCGTCGGCCGCAGCGCTGATCAGGTGGTGTTCGTCGATGGGGCCCTCCCCGGTGAAACCGTGGACGTGATCGTGCGCCACCGTGCCAAGCGCCATCTGCTGGCGGAGCACCGCTCCACGTTGCTGCTCAGCCCCGATCGGCGGCGGCCCCCCTGCATCCTGGCCGACCGCTGCGGCGGATGCTCGGTGCAGCATCTCGAGGATGGCGCCCAGGCTCGCTGGAAAGAAGACATGGTGCAGCAGGCGCTGCGACGGATCGGCGGCTTCGAACTGAACGTTGCGCCGATCCTGTCGTCTGAGGCGTTCCTTGGTTACCGCAACCGTGCCGTGATCCCCCTCGAGCGCACAGAAGATGGCACGTTGCGGGCTGGCTTCTACCGCAGTGGCAGTCACCGCATCGTGAACATGAACCGTTGTCCGGTGCTGGATCCTCGGCTGGATCGCTTGATCGCCCCGATCAAGCTCGACCTGGAGCAGAGCGACTGGCCCGTGGATGCGGATCTCAGCGCTGAGGGGGGCCTGCGGCACCTGGCCCTGCGCCTTGGCCACCACACCGGTGAGCTGCTGATCACCTTGATCAGCAGCCACCGCCACCTGCCCGATCTGCCTGTCCTCGCGGCGGCCTGGATGGAGCGCTGGCCGGAGTTGGTGGGGGTGTGCCTGAACCTTCAGCCCACAGCGTCCAACACCCTCTTCGGGGCCGAAACCGAAACCGTGGCGGGTCGCCCTTGGTTGCTGGAGCGTTTTGCAGGCCAGGACCTGCGCATCGCTGCCGACACTTTTTTTCAGGTGAACACGGCCCAGGCAGAGCGTCTGGTGCCGTCGCTGATCGAGGCACTGGCCGTGCGGGCTGGGACTCGCCTGGTGGATGCCTACTGCGGGATCGGTACCTTCAGCCTGCCTCTGGCGGCGGCGGGAGCCTCGGTCCTGGGGCTGGAGCAGCACCCAGGATCGGTGGAACAGGCTCGTGCCAATGCCGAGCGCAATGGTCTGGAGCGTTGCCAATTTGAGGCCACCGACGTGGAGACCTCCCTGGCCGAGGCCCTCGATGGGGCCGACGCCCTGCTGCTGGATCCGCCGCGCAAGGGACTTTCCCCTGGCGTCTGCGCGACCATCGCCGCCTCAGCGCCGGAGCGGGTGGCCTACCTGAGCTGCAACCCCGCCACCCTGGCCCGTGACCTGGCGATGCTCTGCGCCGAGGGGCGCCTAACGCTCACCAGCGTGCAACCGGTGGATTTCTTCCCCCAGACCAGTCACGTGGAAAGCCTCGCCATCCTTCAGCGCAACTGA
- the pheT gene encoding phenylalanine--tRNA ligase subunit beta: MRVSLRWLRELVACDTPVDELAERLSLAGFEVEAIEDLAAQAAGVVVGLVERRDPHPNADKLSVCSVNVGSEQPLQIVCGAANVRAGLHVPVALVGAHLPAVELTIKPAELRGVASSGMICSLRELGLVDGSDGIAVLDELLEEVPALGSPVGPSLGLDDQVLELAITANRPDGLSMLGIAREVAALTASPLTLAPAAPTLAGEPLPVSPAVQRAIELGGLFSVSALKGVRVGPSPRWLQQRLERAGLRPINNVVDITNLVMLETGQPLHAYDSDRLADLGGDTLRLEALGLRQGEKGEGFEALDGSQLSLDEEALVVTYANQPIALAGVIGGASSSVHDGTTNLWLEAAVFAPQQVRRSARSAGLRSEACARFEKGLPREVTLLAANRAVQWLVELAGAEPVGRWLHQLPERPREPLCLRRDALHQLLGPVVDDGVSDDLPDGAIEQTLQSLGCVLEPINGGWSVNVPPSRALDLVREVDLIEEVARLVGYDRFAAHLPDPLSPGGLRPEQEVERRLRRALCQAGLQETCSLSLVEAGPGRIPLANPLLADYGHLRDNLVDELLQGARRNLQTGAPGFWAFEIGHVFSQLAGSTPPKGELQRLQLAGVITGRRSAELWSSGGKAISPSYFEARGALERALASLGVESEDRPLANHPRLHPGRAAELVIEGRGAGWFGQLHPAQAEALDVPEATHLFQLDLTPLLTAATRRNRWTPSYSPYATVPAAERDLALVVPRELIASRLIQAIRKAGKPLLEHVELVDRYEGEQLAAGRCSQAFRLRYRDASRTLTDAEVEAVHGRIREALETQFDAQLR, encoded by the coding sequence ATGCGGGTCTCGCTCCGGTGGCTCAGGGAGCTTGTGGCCTGCGACACCCCGGTGGACGAGCTGGCCGAGCGGCTCTCGTTGGCGGGCTTCGAGGTCGAAGCGATCGAGGATCTGGCCGCCCAAGCCGCCGGGGTGGTGGTGGGCCTCGTCGAACGGCGGGATCCCCACCCCAACGCCGACAAACTCAGTGTCTGCAGCGTCAACGTCGGGTCCGAGCAGCCCCTGCAGATCGTCTGTGGGGCTGCCAACGTGCGGGCGGGCCTCCACGTCCCTGTCGCCCTGGTGGGCGCCCATCTGCCGGCGGTGGAGCTCACCATCAAACCCGCCGAGCTGCGCGGAGTGGCCAGCAGCGGCATGATCTGCTCCCTGCGGGAACTGGGGCTGGTCGATGGCTCCGATGGCATTGCCGTACTCGATGAACTGCTGGAAGAGGTTCCTGCTTTGGGCTCACCAGTGGGTCCCAGCCTTGGCCTCGACGATCAGGTGCTGGAGCTGGCGATCACGGCCAACCGACCCGATGGCCTCTCGATGCTCGGGATCGCCCGGGAGGTGGCCGCCCTCACCGCTTCCCCCCTGACCCTGGCCCCGGCGGCACCAACCTTGGCCGGCGAACCCCTGCCCGTGAGCCCTGCGGTCCAACGGGCGATCGAGCTGGGGGGACTGTTCAGCGTCTCGGCCCTGAAGGGAGTGCGTGTCGGGCCATCACCGCGATGGTTGCAACAACGCCTGGAGCGGGCAGGTTTACGCCCGATCAACAACGTGGTGGACATCACCAACCTGGTGATGCTCGAAACGGGCCAGCCCCTCCACGCCTATGACAGCGACCGCCTGGCGGACTTGGGCGGTGACACCTTGCGGTTGGAGGCTCTCGGTTTGCGCCAGGGGGAGAAGGGTGAAGGTTTCGAGGCCCTCGATGGCAGTCAGCTGAGCCTGGATGAAGAAGCCCTGGTGGTCACCTATGCGAACCAGCCGATCGCCCTGGCCGGAGTGATCGGGGGAGCGTCCAGCTCCGTGCATGACGGCACCACCAACCTCTGGCTGGAGGCGGCGGTGTTCGCGCCCCAGCAGGTGCGCCGCAGCGCCCGAAGCGCAGGCCTGCGATCCGAGGCCTGCGCCCGCTTTGAAAAAGGCCTGCCCAGGGAGGTGACCCTCCTGGCTGCGAACCGGGCCGTGCAGTGGTTGGTCGAACTGGCCGGTGCCGAACCTGTGGGCCGCTGGCTGCACCAGTTGCCGGAGCGGCCGCGGGAACCGCTGTGCCTGCGCCGTGATGCCCTGCACCAGCTGCTGGGCCCGGTGGTGGATGACGGCGTCAGCGATGACCTGCCCGATGGTGCCATCGAGCAAACGCTTCAGTCCCTCGGCTGCGTTCTGGAGCCGATCAACGGAGGCTGGAGTGTCAACGTGCCTCCGTCGCGGGCCCTGGATCTGGTTCGCGAGGTGGATCTGATCGAGGAGGTGGCGCGGTTGGTCGGCTACGACCGCTTTGCCGCCCACCTGCCCGATCCGCTCAGCCCCGGTGGCCTGCGCCCCGAGCAGGAGGTGGAACGTCGTCTCCGGCGGGCCCTCTGCCAGGCCGGTCTGCAGGAAACCTGCTCCCTATCGCTGGTGGAGGCGGGCCCCGGGCGCATTCCCCTGGCCAACCCGTTGCTGGCCGACTACGGCCACCTGCGCGACAACCTGGTCGATGAATTGCTCCAGGGCGCCCGCCGCAATCTCCAGACGGGAGCACCCGGTTTCTGGGCTTTCGAAATCGGCCATGTGTTCAGCCAGCTCGCTGGGAGCACCCCCCCCAAGGGGGAGCTCCAGAGGCTGCAGCTGGCAGGCGTGATCACCGGCCGACGCAGCGCCGAGCTCTGGTCAAGCGGCGGCAAGGCCATCAGCCCCAGTTACTTCGAAGCACGTGGTGCCCTGGAGCGGGCCCTGGCCAGCCTGGGGGTCGAGAGCGAGGATCGCCCTCTTGCCAATCACCCCCGGCTCCATCCGGGCCGAGCTGCCGAGCTGGTGATCGAGGGGCGCGGGGCCGGCTGGTTCGGCCAGCTCCATCCCGCCCAGGCCGAAGCCCTGGACGTTCCCGAAGCCACCCATCTCTTCCAGCTGGATCTGACTCCCCTGCTGACGGCCGCCACCCGCCGGAACCGCTGGACACCCAGTTACAGCCCCTACGCCACCGTTCCCGCCGCGGAGCGCGATCTGGCCCTGGTGGTGCCGCGCGAGTTGATCGCTTCTCGTCTGATTCAGGCGATCCGAAAGGCCGGCAAACCCCTGCTGGAGCATGTGGAGCTGGTGGATCGCTACGAGGGTGAGCAACTGGCCGCCGGTCGCTGCAGCCAGGCCTTCCGGCTTCGCTACCGCGATGCGAGCCGCACCCTCACCGATGCGGAGGTCGAGGCGGTCCATGGCCGCATCCGCGAAGCCCTGGAAACGCAGTTCGACGCTCAGTTGCGCTGA
- the rpmG gene encoding 50S ribosomal protein L33: protein MAKNKGVRIVITLECTECRSNPAKRSPGVSRYTTEKNRRNTTERIELKKFCPHCNKPTIHKEIK from the coding sequence ATGGCCAAGAACAAGGGCGTCCGGATCGTGATCACTCTCGAGTGCACCGAATGCCGGTCCAACCCCGCCAAACGGTCCCCCGGGGTGTCCCGTTACACCACCGAGAAGAACCGCAGGAACACCACCGAACGGATCGAACTCAAGAAGTTCTGCCCTCACTGCAACAAGCCCACGATCCACAAAGAGATCAAGTGA
- the rpsR gene encoding 30S ribosomal protein S18 has protein sequence MTSSFFKKRLSPIKPGDPIDYKDVDLLKKFITERGKILPRRLTGLTAQQQRDLTNAVKRARIVALLPFVNPEG, from the coding sequence ATGACCAGCTCCTTCTTCAAGAAGCGCCTTTCGCCGATCAAGCCCGGCGATCCGATCGACTACAAGGATGTCGATCTGCTCAAGAAGTTCATCACCGAACGCGGCAAGATCCTCCCCCGCCGGCTCACTGGCCTCACCGCCCAGCAGCAGCGCGACCTCACCAACGCGGTCAAGCGCGCCCGCATCGTGGCCCTGCTGCCCTTTGTGAACCCCGAGGGTTGA
- a CDS encoding RNB domain-containing ribonuclease gives MQTGDLVGLSDRHGPRLALISSLHGSRAEVLVGPEGKVQQLPLRQLDLIQALPQGLEPVRRLGSAPWEISEAALLTAQPLARDWGAAWLLLASDGSTLPFAEFVALVAGHSSPVASAACWLELQRPGQDLFRWRQGDVQARPLADLRALRHGRRRQQLLAQRQELWHQSLRRRRPIDPAQLLPAQRQELEQLLAWGSGEQDQPLGAELLKALQQAKVAPEPGALRHLLVDLGQWQPHSLPSLRRSVWSDGFSPELIAQARELAQRSVEPQPGDSQRLDLTGLRTFTIDDPLTREIDDGLALERLANGRGRLWVHIADPSRLVTAGSPLDLEARRRATSLYLAEGSVPMFPLELAAGPFSLRQGERCAAWSYGIDLDDDGSVAGYELRRSWVRPTYRLSYEDGDELIDLAPPEDPDLAEIHTLLENRRRWRLRQGALLLDQSEGRICREGEEAVLEVVEPSPARLLVAEAMILAGAVVADYGSREGLALPYRSQPVSPLPSAAELEHLESAPVRHALLRRGLSRGLTGTQPAPHFSLGLPAYVQATSPIRRYGDLIVQRQLQAQQAGEASLDQATLGSLLDQLDPVLRQTVQIARDDQRHWQQVWFERHPGRSWSALFLRWLRQQDCLALVHLDELAMDLAATVPEGCEPGDSLEVRVGEVDSLADRLRLQAVRSGGQG, from the coding sequence GTGCAAACCGGTGATCTGGTGGGGCTGAGCGACCGACACGGTCCCAGGCTCGCCCTGATCAGTTCCCTACACGGCAGCCGCGCCGAGGTGCTGGTGGGTCCTGAGGGCAAGGTTCAGCAGCTCCCCCTCAGGCAGCTGGATCTGATTCAGGCTTTGCCCCAGGGCCTTGAACCCGTCCGCCGCCTGGGCTCAGCCCCCTGGGAGATCAGCGAAGCGGCGTTGTTGACGGCCCAACCCCTCGCCCGAGACTGGGGGGCAGCCTGGCTTCTGCTGGCCTCCGATGGCTCCACCCTGCCCTTCGCCGAATTCGTGGCTCTGGTGGCGGGTCACAGCAGCCCCGTGGCCAGCGCCGCCTGCTGGCTGGAGTTGCAACGCCCGGGCCAGGATCTGTTCCGATGGCGTCAGGGGGACGTCCAAGCGCGACCGCTCGCGGACCTTCGCGCCCTGCGCCATGGCCGGCGTCGCCAGCAGCTGCTCGCCCAGCGCCAAGAGCTTTGGCATCAGAGCCTGCGCCGCCGCAGGCCGATCGATCCGGCGCAGTTGCTGCCGGCCCAACGCCAGGAACTGGAGCAGTTGCTGGCCTGGGGCTCCGGTGAGCAGGATCAACCCCTGGGCGCTGAGCTGCTCAAAGCTCTCCAGCAGGCCAAGGTGGCCCCGGAACCGGGAGCCCTGCGCCATCTGCTGGTGGACCTGGGCCAGTGGCAACCCCATAGCCTGCCCTCCCTGCGCCGGAGCGTCTGGTCGGATGGCTTTTCGCCTGAGTTGATCGCCCAGGCCCGGGAGCTGGCCCAACGCAGCGTCGAGCCCCAGCCCGGTGACAGTCAGCGGCTGGATCTCACGGGCCTGCGCACCTTCACCATCGACGATCCGCTCACCAGAGAGATCGATGACGGTCTCGCCCTCGAGCGCTTGGCGAATGGCCGCGGGCGCCTGTGGGTGCACATCGCCGATCCGTCGCGGCTTGTGACGGCCGGCAGTCCGCTCGATCTGGAAGCCCGGCGCCGGGCCACGAGCCTCTACCTGGCGGAGGGCAGTGTGCCGATGTTTCCGCTGGAGCTGGCGGCGGGCCCGTTCAGCCTGCGCCAGGGGGAGCGCTGCGCCGCCTGGAGCTACGGCATCGACCTCGATGACGACGGCAGCGTCGCGGGCTATGAGCTCCGCCGCAGCTGGGTGCGGCCCACCTACCGGCTGAGCTACGAAGACGGGGATGAGCTGATCGATCTCGCGCCCCCGGAGGATCCCGATCTGGCCGAGATTCACACCCTGCTGGAGAACCGTCGCCGCTGGCGCCTGCGCCAGGGGGCCCTGCTGCTGGACCAGAGCGAAGGGCGCATCTGCCGGGAGGGTGAGGAAGCGGTGCTGGAGGTGGTGGAGCCCTCGCCGGCGCGGCTGTTGGTGGCTGAGGCGATGATCCTGGCCGGCGCGGTGGTGGCCGACTACGGCTCCCGTGAAGGCCTCGCCCTGCCCTACCGCAGCCAACCGGTCAGCCCGCTTCCATCGGCTGCCGAACTGGAGCACCTGGAATCAGCTCCGGTGCGCCATGCGCTGCTGCGTCGGGGGCTCTCCCGTGGCCTCACCGGCACCCAGCCAGCTCCCCATTTCAGTCTGGGGTTGCCGGCCTACGTCCAGGCCACCTCTCCGATCCGCCGCTATGGCGACCTGATCGTCCAACGCCAACTTCAAGCTCAGCAGGCGGGGGAGGCGAGCCTCGATCAAGCGACCCTTGGGTCGTTGCTCGATCAACTCGATCCAGTCCTGCGCCAGACGGTCCAGATTGCCCGCGACGACCAGCGCCACTGGCAGCAGGTGTGGTTCGAGCGCCATCCCGGCCGCTCCTGGTCTGCCCTTTTTCTGCGCTGGCTGCGCCAGCAGGACTGCCTCGCCCTGGTGCATCTCGACGAACTTGCCATGGATCTGGCGGCGACGGTGCCGGAGGGTTGCGAGCCCGGTGATTCGCTTGAGGTGCGCGTGGGTGAGGTGGATTCCCTGGCAGATCGGCTGCGCCTCCAGGCCGTTCGCTCAGGCGGCCAGGGCTGA
- a CDS encoding FAD-dependent oxidoreductase, with product MGFEQDRAAVVVWGGGSGGVAAALQAARSGADTLLLTPGSWLGGMVSAAGVCAPDGNELSPWQTGLWGALLRALQQEEPEGLDHNWVSCFGYRPATAERVIQRWVAAEPQLRWWPGCGLRAVQRQGARITALELDTPDGPRRVGLELVVDGSDRGDLLPLALAPFRLGWEPQEQWQEPSAPARARLESEPFFQQQPVQSPTWVVMGQLGTGDPPDHPGPLAAPFEPATEAFGLERTLTYGRLPGGLVMLNWPLHGNDWHGDLGRAFSGDPAQEAALAMEMRSHSLRFLSALEEASGGWLRPGQAFPANNQPPGDRDDLLGDQSLALMPYWREGRRLVARALVREQDLLPLGPGASIAPLPIDQQGRVQSIAVGNYVNDHHYPGPDWPLAPKSCPWGGRWSGTPFTIPYGALVSAELENLLAADKAIGTSHMANGATRLQPLVLNVGQAAGLAAALCVRRGLLPAELPVRELQEQLIGDAQAPAGPLPLWDTPWHHPAWAARQRALLEHPERLGSNGLWPGGPGTPMQRPPAERGETLWAGTLIPDGQGRYRLETASADWPVITLEPDLHHWLQQLERPSQVALIATANPWGPWLRASALAA from the coding sequence ATGGGGTTTGAGCAAGATCGGGCCGCCGTGGTGGTCTGGGGTGGCGGCAGCGGTGGGGTGGCGGCGGCCCTGCAGGCGGCCCGCAGCGGCGCCGACACCTTGCTGCTCACCCCCGGATCCTGGCTCGGGGGCATGGTCAGCGCCGCTGGGGTCTGTGCCCCCGACGGCAATGAACTGAGTCCCTGGCAGACGGGTCTGTGGGGGGCGCTGCTGCGGGCCCTCCAGCAGGAGGAGCCCGAGGGCCTCGACCACAACTGGGTGAGTTGTTTCGGCTACAGGCCAGCCACTGCCGAAAGGGTGATCCAGCGCTGGGTGGCGGCCGAACCGCAGCTGCGCTGGTGGCCTGGCTGCGGGCTGAGGGCTGTGCAACGCCAGGGAGCGCGGATCACGGCTCTGGAGCTGGATACCCCCGATGGTCCCCGGCGCGTGGGCCTGGAGCTGGTGGTTGATGGCAGCGACCGCGGCGATCTGCTGCCCCTGGCCCTGGCCCCCTTCCGCCTGGGCTGGGAACCCCAGGAGCAGTGGCAGGAGCCCAGCGCCCCCGCCCGAGCGCGCCTGGAGAGCGAGCCCTTCTTCCAGCAGCAGCCCGTGCAGTCGCCCACCTGGGTGGTGATGGGTCAGTTGGGAACGGGCGATCCCCCAGACCACCCCGGCCCCCTGGCGGCTCCGTTCGAGCCAGCCACCGAAGCCTTCGGCCTCGAGCGCACCTTGACCTACGGGCGCCTGCCCGGGGGACTGGTGATGCTGAACTGGCCCCTCCATGGCAACGACTGGCACGGGGACCTGGGGCGGGCCTTCAGCGGTGATCCGGCCCAGGAGGCCGCCCTGGCCATGGAGATGCGCTCGCACAGCCTGCGTTTCCTGAGCGCCCTCGAGGAAGCCAGCGGGGGCTGGTTGCGACCCGGCCAGGCGTTTCCAGCCAACAACCAGCCACCGGGAGATCGAGACGATCTGTTGGGTGACCAGAGCCTGGCCCTGATGCCCTACTGGCGGGAAGGCCGCCGGCTCGTGGCCCGTGCGTTGGTGAGGGAACAGGACCTGCTGCCCTTGGGGCCAGGCGCCTCGATCGCTCCTCTGCCCATCGATCAACAGGGCAGGGTGCAATCGATCGCCGTCGGTAACTACGTCAACGACCACCACTACCCAGGCCCTGACTGGCCCCTGGCCCCCAAGTCCTGCCCCTGGGGCGGGCGCTGGAGCGGCACCCCCTTCACGATTCCCTACGGAGCCCTGGTCAGCGCCGAGCTGGAGAACCTGCTGGCCGCCGACAAGGCGATCGGCACCAGCCACATGGCCAATGGAGCCACCCGTCTGCAGCCCCTGGTGCTCAATGTCGGCCAGGCGGCGGGCCTGGCGGCAGCCCTGTGCGTGCGGCGGGGTCTCCTGCCGGCGGAGCTGCCGGTGCGCGAGCTGCAGGAGCAACTGATTGGCGATGCCCAGGCCCCCGCGGGCCCCTTGCCCCTCTGGGACACCCCCTGGCACCACCCCGCCTGGGCCGCGCGGCAGCGGGCGCTGCTGGAGCACCCCGAGCGTCTGGGTTCCAACGGGCTCTGGCCCGGTGGACCTGGAACGCCGATGCAGCGGCCACCGGCCGAGCGCGGCGAAACGCTGTGGGCAGGCACCCTGATTCCCGATGGCCAAGGCCGCTACCGCCTGGAAACCGCATCGGCCGACTGGCCCGTGATCACCCTGGAGCCGGACCTCCACCACTGGCTGCAGCAGCTGGAACGCCCCAGCCAAGTGGCGCTGATCGCCACCGCCAACCCCTGGGGCCCCTGGTTGCGGGCCTCAGCCCTGGCCGCCTGA